gcacccaGCCACGGCTCGAGCCCCCACAGCGTGCCAGTGCCTTGCCCTGACGCTGCCTGCGTGGAGCCAGCGGGGTGCCAAGCACCCCAAAATCAGAGGGCAACTCCAGCTCCGGCTCGGCCAGCGAGAGCTgacgctgcgggggggggggggggatgcaaaCAGGGATGAGGACGGCAAACAAACCCTGCTGGCATCTCCGGGCAAAGTACCGCGGGGGTCACCCCATCCCAcccgctccccatccctccctccggCCCCAGGACTttgcccccagcccaggctgctcccaccccgctgctccaCGCAGGCGGTTTCAGCGGCCACGCAGGGCCAGCGCTGAGCACGGGACCGTGATGGGGGGGCTGATCTGAACCCCCGGCCTCCGGATGCTCCAGCTGACCCCCAGTGGGGCACTGACCCAGCAGGAACCCGGGGGTGAGGGTCCGTCCCTGCGTCCTGCCCCAGAGCGCGCGGCATCCCGCCGTGGGGCTGGCATCGCGGCCGGCCGCGGAGCCCCGCTGCTGCGGGACGATTCCCTGTGGGTGCGGGGGCGAACGCGCCAGCGACGGGctgagccctgccctgccctgccgcaGCCTCGCCCGCTCTGTAATTGTCCCAGGCCGCATCTGTAATTAGCGCCGTGATGTCACGGTGTCAGGCCCGGGCAGCCCCATGCGCTCCCCGTCAGCCCCACCTCGGCCTCTGGACCTGATCCCAGCCCTCCAACGCCGGCCCGAGGAGCTCCTGCCCGGCTCCAGGCCCCCTCCAGCATCGCTGCCGGACCCCCGATCcacgctgcccagctccagcatcGCTGCCAGACCCCCAATCCACTCTGCCCGGCTCCAGCATCGCTGCCAGACCCCCGATCcacgctgcccagctccagcatcgctgccggacccccaaccccccctgcccggctccaGCCCCCCTCCAGCACCGCTGCTGGACCCCCATCCCActctgcccagctccagcaccgcTGCTGGACCCCCATCCCACCCTGTCCAGCTCCAGCATCACTGCCGGACCCCCGTCCCACCCCACCCGGCTCCCTCCGGCCAGCTCAGGGCCGCATCTCTGCCCTCCCCTGCTGCCCCCTGCCCGGGGATGGGTCCTGCCCACCGGGAGCGGGCCCCCCCCGAAGCCCCCAGGctggtgatggagccctggctgcccccccccccccattccccctcctccccgggcACGGGGAATGCGCTGGAGCGGCCCTGGCTGCTATAAATAGAGCGGCAGGCGCGcgtgggtcgggggggggggggggggggggggctgggaccggggatgggatggggggggatggggatggggatgggatgggatgaggatggggatgcaGATGGGGATGGGGTGAGGATGAGGATGCGGATGGGGATGCGGATGCGGATGgcgatgaggatggggatgaggatgcgGAGGTGAGGCCGCATGCAGCCGCCGTGGAGGAGCTCCCGGTGCTTTATTGCCAGGCAGAGCgtggcccccccgccgccccccgttAGCAGCCGCGCAGGGGCCGCGCTGCGCCCGTGGCCGTGAACCGGGcgctgagcggggccggggctgcccgctgGCCCGGCTGCTGCCCACCGGCCGAGAGCGTGAAGGCGCCGGGCTCCAGGCGCCAGCCCCCGGCCCAGACGGCGCGGGACCCCGCCGGCAGCTGGAACCGCAGCTTGGCCTCCTGGCCAGCCCGCACGGCCACGCGCCGGAAAGCCACCAGCTGCCAGCGCGGCACCGGCACCGACGCCTGCTCCCACCGCAGGTACAGCTGCACGACCTGCGGGGGGGAAAGGGGGTCAGCGggacccccccagctgccccctgcGCTGGGGGACCCCGGCCGCACCCGCCGCTCACCTCCTCGCCGTCCTGTGGCCCCGTGTTCATCACCACCACGGACACAGAGAGGTTGGCACAGAGGGGCAGCGTGGGGGGGGTCAGCACCAGGTCCTGGTACTGGAAGGTGGTGTAGGACAGCCCGTACCCGAAGGGGTAGAGCGGGGGCTCCTCCCCGTAGTAGCGGTACGTCCGCCCCTCCATGGTGTAGTTCTCCATCGGTGGCACCTGCGGGACACGGGGCCGGTGGAGCGGGGCACGGCCAAGCACCAGGGATGTGGGGACAGTGGAGTAGGGCATGGCCAACCACCAGGGACACATCCCAAGGGACACAGGGCTGGTGGAGTAGGGCATGGCCAAACACCAGGtaggcagggctggtggagcgGGACACGGCCAAGCACCAGCGACGCATCCCATGGGACACGGGGCTGGTGGATTGGGGCACGGCCAAGCACCAGGGACGTGAGGACGGTGGAGCAGGGCACAGCCAAGCACCAGGGACGTGAGGACGGTGGAGCAGGGCATGGCCAAACACCAGGGACACATCCCAAGGGACACAGGGCTGGTGGAGTGGGGCATGGCCAAGCACCAGGGACATGGGGCTGGTGGAGCAGGACGTGGCCAAGCACCAGCCCCGCATCCCCCGGCTGCCCCGGCCTTACCTGGTGCATGCCCGCGGGCCACGTGGCCGGCAGCCTGCCCGCTGGGTTGGCCCCCGCCTCGCCCAGCAGGACCTTGGCGATGGCGAGGCCGGTGGCCTGGGCCGGGAAGAAGCAGGCCAGGATGGCCCCCACGCCCTCGTGCGCCTGCGCCCAGCTCACGTCCAGCGGCCCCGCGTTGAACAGCAGCAGGACCACGGGGCGCCCGGCGGCTGCAGGGAGGTGGCCGTCACCGAGAGCACCGTGCTGGCACTGCGCGGTGGATGGGTTGTggtccccctccctgcaccccagcccaTCACCACCCACCCTGGGCTGGCCCCGACCCCGAGAAGCCCCACCAGCCCCCTGGGACCGGCCGggagcccggcagagcccccctaCCCGCCTGCACGGcgtcctgcagcagctccagctggtgGCCGGGCAGGGACAGGTCCCGCCGGTCCTTCCCCTCCGTTTCCACATCCGTCCCTGCATGGGGACAGCCAAGGGACAGCCCCTGACCCCCCGCCCAGGGCTCCGATGGGCCAAGGGACAGCCCCTGACCCCCCGCCCAGGGCTCCGATGGGCCAAGGGACAGCCCCTGACCCCCCGCCCAGGGCTCCGATGGGCCCGTTCCAGAGCTGCCCAGGCGCTGGGTGCTCCCCCTGCCCAGGCCATGCCCACCCAGCGCCCTCCCCGCGCCCACCTACCTGTCCCCAGGCAGACCACCACCACGTCGGCCGCCCCCGCTGCCCCCACCACCTCCGCCCGCGAGTACCGCTGGCACCgcggctcccggcagcccgcCGCGAAGCTGACGTTGGCCGGCAGCgtctccagccccctcctgcaCCGGGGGAGAGCAGAGGGCACCGAGGCTGCTGCGCCCCAGGGTCGGGGCACCTTGGGGACGCCCCCCCTCGCCCCGGCCGCCGGTGAAGGGCCGAGCGGCTCCGGCCGCAGCcgcgggcagtgccggggggcaggggccaggctgcagccccgcgCTGTCTCACCGCGGAGTGTAGATGTACCGCGGCTCCGGCACCGGCGCGTAGTTCCCAAACAGCACCCGCGGGTTGTCGGCGAAGGGACCCACCACCTGCGGAGCGCAGAGGGGTGAGGGTGGGCACCGGCACCCCTGTCCCCGAAGGCGGGGACACCCGCGTGCCCGGGGTACGGAGCCAGCAGCCCCTGGGTCACCGCGTCCCCCCGTCCGCGGTGCTCACCGCGAGGCGTTTGCCGCGCAGGTCCTGGGCCTGGAGGGGCAACGTCCCCCGCGCGTTCTTCAGCAGCACGAAGCTCTTGACGGCCGCTTCCAGCGCCAGGCTGCGGTGCTCGGGGCTCTGCACCGCGCTCAGGTTCAGGGCGTTGTAGGGGTTCATGGCCGGGGGGTCGAACTCCCCCAGCCGCATCCGCGTGTAGAAGAGGGGCCGGACCCGGTCGCGCAGCATCTGCGAAGACCCCAACACCGAAACCTCGGCTGTGGTTGGCGGGGGCAGCCCTGGCTCATGGCCCCACACCCCCGGCTCACCTGCAGCGTGATGTTGCCCATGGCCAGAGCCTGGGGGATCTCCATGAAGACGTTGTTCCGCATGCCGTAGGAGAGCTCCAGGTTGCAGCCGGCGTTCATCGCGGCTGCCGCGCCGGAGAGAGGGGAAAGCGGCTGTCACGGCCGCGTGGTGCCCGCGGACCCCGCGCCCGTCCCGCGAGCTCACCGACCGCCGTCTCCAGGAAGCTGCTCGTGTAGTGGTGCCCCAGCATGATGAGCTCCAGGGCCCCCTCGTCGCTCACCACGTAGCCCTCGAAGCCCCACTCACCGCGCAGGATGTCGGTCAGCAGCTTCTTGTTGGCGCAGGCGGGAACGCCGTTGATCCTGTCGGAGAGCGACGGGGCAGCGCGGCCGGCCGGGCAGCGACCACCCCGCGGCAGCCCAGCccgcgcggcccccgccgcgctcGGTACCTGTTGTAGCTGCACATGAAGCTGTAGGAGCCGGCCTCCACGCACGCCTGGAACTGGGGCAGGAAGGTGGTGCGCCAGTCCCGCTCCAGCACCTGTGGACGCCGCGGCGGAGGTGTCAGCGCCCGGGGGGCCGCCCGCCatcccgctgccccgccgccctcACCTTGGCGTCAAAGCTGAGCCTGGAGACGGGGATGTTCTCGGGGCCGCCGTGCACGCTGAAGTGCTTGCAGCCAGCGCTGGCCTTGACGTAGCGCGggtgctggccctgcagcccctgcacgAAGCTGCGGGCCAGCTCCCCGCTTAGGAACGGGTCCTCCCCGTAGGTCTCCTGCCCAAGGCGCAGGCGGGTCAGCGCCGGGACCCTCGGCCCCACAGCCGGCTCCCCTGGGGAGCCACTGTCGGTCACCCCCCGCCGCGCACTGGCACCTGGTTCCTGCCCCACAGCGGGTGCCTCATGATGTTCAGGACGGGGCTGAAGCAGCTGAGCCCCGTGTGGTCGCCGTAGCGGCCGGTGGCGGCGAAGTCGTTGTGCTTGGCCCTCACCTCGGTGGCGGTGGCGTTGGCCACCCGGTAGACGAgctcagggctgcagggacagcaccggGGTGTCGGGGGACGGGGAGCCCAATTCAGGGGCCATATCCCGCATCCCCAGGCACCCTGTCCTGTGGGGGCCATCCCGGGGGACCCATCCTGGGGGGACCTGTCCCGTGGGGGCCATCCTGGATGACCTGTCCTGTGGGGGCCATCCCGGGAGGACTCGTCCCATGGGGACCATCCTGGGGGACCTGACCTGTGGGGGCCATCCCGGGGGACCCATCCCGTGGGGGCCATCCCGGGGGGACCCATCCCATGGCGGCCATCCCGGGGGGCCCGTCCCCTGGGGACCATCCTGGATGACCTGTCTTGTGGGTGCCATCCCGAGGGACCCATCCCGGGGGGACCCATCGTGTGGTGGCCATCCTGGATGACCTGTCCCCTGGGGGCCATCCCGGGGGGCCCGTCCCCGGTACCTGAAGGTGGCGGCGAGCCCCAGCGCCTGGGGGAAGGCCGTGGCCCAGCCGGGCGCCTCCGCGTCGCCCCGCAGACACTCCGTGTTCCAGTTGTAGGGCCCGATCCCCAGCCGCGGGATCGGGGGCGCGGGGCCGTTACCCATCGCCCCCCCCCTCGCCACCTGCGGGCCAGCGGCGCtgagcgggggtcccggggccggtcccggggcccgcccggccgcgcctcACCTGCAGCACCAGCTCGGCGGGGCTCAGCCGGCCCAGCAGGTCGTCGAGGCGGCGGGGCCAGGGCAGCGCCGGGTCCCGGAACGGGAAGGGGAAGGGCtgcgcccagcccggcccggcgcccacCGCCGCGCACAGCAGCagggcccgcagcccccccgccgccgccgctcccggggccgctcGGCGCGGCatggctcggctcggctcggctcggctccccgGGATCCCGGCGCtccgcgggcgcggcggggcgggacgcGCTGCAGCCCGGCCCTGCGCCCGCCCGACGGGGCGGGACGGGACCGGGCgcggggggtcccggccggcGGCACCGCAGCACCGTGCACCGGCTGCCGAGCCCCTCCCGGTACAGGAGGCAGGGCTGCGAGCGGGAACCGGCGGAGCCTCCAGCCCGGCTcccgggggctgcccgccgcTCCGGTGCTGCCGGCTCGGCccctgctcggggctggggggcagaagcggccccgccgctgcccctgtCCCGGCCCTGGGACCCGCGGCAGCGAGGGCGAGGGTTTGCGTTAGCGCTGAGCTTTAACGAGAGCCGCGGGGCGTGAGGCCAGCgccggtcccggggggggtcccccggCCTCCCGGTGGCGGAGACCGGCGGCTGGGGGCGCCCCCAGGCGGCACGGCCCCGCCACAGAGCCCGCCGGGGGCGCTCAGGTGACCCCGCCCACAGGCCGGGATTCGCCGGCGCCGCTCCGTCACGCCGGGAAGGGCGGCCCCGCCTCCCGCCTGTGGTGACAGCGCGCATGCGCGCAGCGCGGCCGCGTTGCACTCTGGGGCGTGTAGTCCAGCGGCGCGGGCGCGGCGTgaccggcggcgcggcgcggacTGCGTGTCCCGTGGTGCCCCGCGGCGCGCG
The Opisthocomus hoazin isolate bOpiHoa1 chromosome 17, bOpiHoa1.hap1, whole genome shotgun sequence DNA segment above includes these coding regions:
- the LOC142363409 gene encoding uncharacterized protein LOC142363409, with amino-acid sequence MPRRAAPGAAAAGGLRALLLCAAVGAGPGWAQPFPFPFRDPALPWPRRLDDLLGRLSPAELVLQVARGGAMGNGPAPPIPRLGIGPYNWNTECLRGDAEAPGWATAFPQALGLAATFSPELVYRVANATATEVRAKHNDFAATGRYGDHTGLSCFSPVLNIMRHPLWGRNQETYGEDPFLSGELARSFVQGLQGQHPRYVKASAGCKHFSVHGGPENIPVSRLSFDAKVLERDWRTTFLPQFQACVEAGSYSFMCSYNRINGVPACANKKLLTDILRGEWGFEGYVVSDEGALELIMLGHHYTSSFLETAVAAMNAGCNLELSYGMRNNVFMEIPQALAMGNITLQMLRDRVRPLFYTRMRLGEFDPPAMNPYNALNLSAVQSPEHRSLALEAAVKSFVLLKNARGTLPLQAQDLRGKRLAVVGPFADNPRVLFGNYAPVPEPRYIYTPRRGLETLPANVSFAAGCREPRCQRYSRAEVVGAAGAADVVVVCLGTGTDVETEGKDRRDLSLPGHQLELLQDAVQAAAGRPVVLLLFNAGPLDVSWAQAHEGVGAILACFFPAQATGLAIAKVLLGEAGANPAGRLPATWPAGMHQVPPMENYTMEGRTYRYYGEEPPLYPFGYGLSYTTFQYQDLVLTPPTLPLCANLSVSVVVMNTGPQDGEEVVQLYLRWEQASVPVPRWQLVAFRRVAVRAGQEAKLRFQLPAGSRAVWAGGWRLEPGAFTLSAGGQQPGQRAAPAPLSARFTATGAARPLRGC